The proteins below are encoded in one region of Ornithinimicrobium avium:
- a CDS encoding DUF6703 family protein yields the protein MSTAPSSEPASSAGPGPTRRRVEQASLPALELLARLPVWLPFLVLLLLMVGGGFLGGVVGWVLVGVALAFILWLLYLSWPRLSTVDRVMRLAVLLLFVAVAVTQLVPRA from the coding sequence GTGTCTACCGCGCCCTCCTCCGAGCCCGCCTCCTCCGCCGGTCCCGGTCCCACGCGACGCCGGGTCGAGCAGGCTTCCCTGCCTGCCCTCGAGCTGCTCGCGCGGCTTCCCGTCTGGCTGCCCTTCCTGGTGCTCCTGCTGCTCATGGTCGGTGGTGGGTTCCTCGGTGGTGTGGTCGGCTGGGTGCTGGTCGGGGTGGCCCTGGCGTTCATCCTCTGGCTCCTCTACCTGTCCTGGCCGCGGCTGAGCACCGTGGACCGGGTCATGCGCCTGGCGGTGCTGCTCCTCTTCGTGGCCGTCGCCGTGACCCAGCTGGTGCCGCGCGCCTGA
- a CDS encoding TRAP transporter large permease, whose amino-acid sequence MDTQVLIATIVLIGGIALFIAIGLPVAYAMGLPSALAIVILLSWDGAALTSAQRILAGSNSFPLLAIPFFILAGGLMNTGGIAQRLIDLALVVSGRLPASLAQTTVVANAMFGTVSGASVAAAAAVGTVLNPPMRQAGYDPKFSAMINAVSSPAGMLLPPSNTFIVYSLVSGSSIAALFMAGVGPGLLWALVCIVMVALYARKHPELKGTGERPTVGQAIIVFLRALPALLMIVVVIGGILAGLFTATESAVIAVLYCLALGLAQRTLPVSSLPSVLLEASKVTGIIMLLIGMSGVLGWVLSFARLPGMVAESMLGLTDSKVIIVLIIMVVLLLAGTVMDPTPAILIFTPIFLPVVTELGISPIHFGAMMVFNMCLGNISPPIGNNLFVAARVGDVRLEGLISRLWPFFWALVVALFVVAFVPALSEWLPTTLGLMDMAP is encoded by the coding sequence ATGGACACCCAGGTCCTCATCGCCACGATCGTCCTCATCGGCGGCATCGCCCTCTTCATCGCGATCGGGCTGCCCGTCGCCTACGCGATGGGCCTGCCCTCGGCCCTCGCCATCGTCATCCTCCTCAGCTGGGACGGGGCAGCGCTGACCTCGGCGCAGCGGATCCTGGCCGGCAGCAACTCCTTCCCGCTGCTGGCGATACCGTTCTTCATCCTCGCCGGAGGCCTGATGAACACAGGAGGGATAGCCCAACGGCTCATCGACCTGGCCCTCGTGGTCTCCGGCCGGCTACCGGCCTCGCTCGCGCAGACGACCGTCGTGGCCAACGCCATGTTCGGTACCGTCTCCGGCGCCTCTGTCGCGGCCGCCGCCGCGGTCGGCACCGTCCTCAACCCGCCGATGCGCCAGGCCGGCTACGACCCGAAGTTCTCCGCGATGATCAACGCGGTGTCCTCCCCGGCCGGGATGCTGCTGCCGCCCAGCAACACCTTCATCGTCTACTCGCTGGTGTCGGGCAGCTCGATCGCCGCGCTGTTCATGGCGGGCGTCGGGCCGGGCCTGCTGTGGGCACTGGTCTGCATCGTCATGGTGGCGCTCTACGCCCGCAAGCACCCGGAGCTCAAGGGCACCGGCGAGCGCCCGACCGTCGGCCAGGCGATCATCGTCTTCCTGCGCGCCCTGCCCGCGCTGCTCATGATCGTCGTGGTCATCGGCGGCATCCTCGCGGGCCTGTTCACCGCGACGGAGTCGGCCGTCATCGCCGTGCTCTACTGCCTGGCGCTGGGCCTCGCGCAGCGCACGCTGCCCGTCAGCTCCCTGCCCAGCGTGCTGCTGGAGGCCTCCAAGGTCACCGGCATCATCATGCTGCTGATCGGGATGTCGGGCGTCCTGGGCTGGGTGCTCTCCTTCGCCCGGCTCCCAGGGATGGTCGCGGAGTCGATGCTCGGGCTCACCGACAGCAAGGTGATCATCGTCCTGATCATCATGGTCGTCCTGCTCCTCGCCGGGACGGTGATGGACCCGACGCCGGCCATCCTGATCTTCACCCCGATCTTCCTGCCGGTGGTCACCGAGCTGGGTATCAGCCCGATCCACTTCGGCGCGATGATGGTGTTCAACATGTGCCTGGGCAACATCTCTCCCCCGATCGGCAACAACCTCTTCGTCGCGGCCCGCGTCGGGGACGTCCGGCTGGAGGGCCTCATCTCCAGGCTGTGGCCGTTCTTCTGGGCGCTGGTCGTCGCCCTGTTCGTCGTGGCCTTCGTGCCGGCGCTCTCCGAGTGGCTCCCGACCACCCTCGGGCTGATGGACATGGCGCCGTGA
- a CDS encoding TRAP transporter small permease codes for MSTEPPPKGEDAPPEGPVRWGPLMSALRAVRRVVDLVLAALCIVVFTALVLIVSWQVFTREVLNFSAPWTEEAARYTFVVLALVAAAYVFSERGHIAVEMLVEKLPARGQLVMGLLIEAIVIFFTAFTFVWGGWRIALNAWNQHLSTLPITVGQVYLVMPVAGVLILFYSVYHVIGILSGAESATPEFDENAEAI; via the coding sequence ATGAGCACCGAACCACCACCGAAGGGCGAGGACGCCCCACCCGAGGGACCCGTGCGCTGGGGCCCGCTCATGTCCGCGCTGCGCGCCGTGCGCCGCGTCGTGGACCTGGTCCTCGCCGCGCTGTGCATCGTGGTCTTCACGGCGCTGGTCCTCATCGTCTCCTGGCAGGTCTTCACCCGCGAGGTCCTCAACTTCTCGGCGCCGTGGACCGAGGAGGCGGCCCGCTACACCTTCGTCGTCCTGGCGCTCGTCGCCGCGGCCTACGTCTTCTCCGAGCGCGGGCACATCGCGGTCGAGATGCTGGTCGAGAAGTTGCCGGCGCGCGGGCAGCTGGTCATGGGCCTGCTGATCGAGGCGATCGTCATCTTCTTCACCGCCTTCACCTTCGTCTGGGGCGGCTGGAGGATCGCGCTGAACGCCTGGAACCAGCACCTGTCGACGCTGCCGATCACGGTCGGCCAGGTCTACCTGGTGATGCCGGTGGCCGGGGTGCTCATCCTCTTCTACTCCGTCTACCACGTGATCGGTATCCTCTCCGGCGCGGAGTCGGCCACGCCGGAGTTCGACGAGAACGCGGAGGCGATCTGA
- a CDS encoding metal ABC transporter substrate-binding protein, which translates to MPARLRPFLLAPLVLALAGCGEGTGDATGGTAADGAGLQLVASFYPLEYLLERVAGDRATVDTLTAPGVEPHEVELSPRSVGSLGSADLVVYESGMQPAVDDAVGHQAADHSFDVAPAADLLPLGESSDEHGTAASGHDDHDHGPLDPHFWLDPQRYGAVATALGERLAELDPQHAQAYAADAAALVEDLDALDGELAAGLASCEVREVVTTHDAFGYLGARYDLHMTGITGLSPESEPSPARLAEVAALVDRLGVSTIYAEPLLPRAIAETVAEETGAQVLTLDPADGLSSAGSDADYFDIMRTNLATLREGQRCS; encoded by the coding sequence ATGCCCGCACGCCTGCGCCCCTTCCTGCTCGCCCCGCTCGTCCTCGCCCTGGCGGGCTGCGGCGAGGGGACCGGTGACGCCACCGGCGGCACCGCGGCAGACGGCGCCGGCCTGCAGCTGGTCGCCAGCTTCTACCCCCTCGAGTACCTCCTGGAACGCGTCGCGGGTGACCGGGCGACGGTCGACACGCTGACCGCCCCCGGGGTCGAGCCGCACGAGGTCGAGCTCAGCCCCCGCTCGGTCGGGTCGCTCGGCTCGGCGGATCTCGTGGTCTACGAGTCGGGTATGCAGCCCGCCGTCGACGACGCGGTGGGCCACCAGGCGGCCGACCACAGCTTCGACGTCGCACCCGCCGCCGACCTGCTCCCCCTCGGGGAGAGCTCGGACGAGCACGGGACGGCGGCGAGCGGGCACGACGACCACGACCACGGCCCGCTCGACCCCCACTTCTGGCTCGACCCGCAGCGCTACGGCGCGGTCGCCACTGCCCTCGGCGAGCGCCTGGCCGAGCTCGACCCGCAGCACGCGCAGGCCTACGCCGCCGACGCGGCGGCCCTGGTCGAGGACCTCGACGCCCTGGACGGCGAGCTCGCGGCCGGCCTGGCCAGCTGCGAGGTGCGCGAGGTGGTCACCACCCACGACGCGTTCGGCTACCTCGGTGCCCGCTACGACCTGCACATGACCGGCATCACCGGCCTCTCCCCCGAGTCCGAGCCGTCTCCGGCCCGCCTGGCCGAGGTCGCGGCCCTGGTCGACCGGCTCGGGGTGAGCACCATCTATGCCGAGCCCCTTCTCCCGCGCGCGATCGCCGAGACCGTGGCCGAGGAGACCGGCGCCCAGGTCCTGACTCTCGACCCGGCCGACGGCCTGAGCAGCGCCGGCTCGGACGCGGACTATTTCGACATCATGCGCACCAACCTGGCCACCCTGCGCGAGGGGCAGCGGTGCTCGTGA
- a CDS encoding Fur family transcriptional regulator, whose amino-acid sequence MTATPRRRPTRQQSTVIEQLGRTEDFTSAQDLHARLREDGARVGLATVYRTLTALAAAGEIDTLRTDEGEAVYRMCSTGHHHHLVCRGCGRTVEIEGPAVERWADRVGHEHGYTQVEHTLEVFGTCPACAGARTP is encoded by the coding sequence GTGACCGCCACCCCGAGGAGGCGCCCCACGCGCCAGCAGTCCACCGTCATCGAGCAGCTGGGTCGGACCGAGGACTTCACCAGTGCCCAGGACCTGCACGCCCGCCTGCGCGAGGACGGGGCCCGGGTCGGCCTGGCCACGGTCTACCGCACGCTCACGGCCCTGGCCGCGGCCGGGGAGATCGACACCCTGCGCACCGACGAGGGCGAGGCCGTCTACCGGATGTGCTCGACCGGGCACCACCACCACCTCGTCTGCCGCGGGTGCGGGCGGACCGTGGAGATCGAGGGTCCGGCCGTCGAGCGGTGGGCCGACCGGGTCGGGCACGAGCACGGCTACACGCAGGTGGAGCACACCCTGGAGGTCTTCGGCACCTGCCCGGCCTGCGCGGGGGCCAGGACCCCGTGA
- a CDS encoding isoprenyl transferase: MAARQPQPPFPHPSGARPPAVPRELVPRHVAIVMDGNGRWANQRGLRRTQGHEAGEASLLDVVAGAIEIGVECISAYAFSTENWRRSPDEVRFLMGFNRDVIHRRRDQLDSWGVRMFWSGRRPRLWRSVISELEQAERQTRDNDVITLNFCVNYGGRAEVADGVRRIAEDVRAGRLSPQGVDERTVARYLYHPQVPDVDLFVRSSGEQRTSNFLLWQSAYAEMVFQDVLWPDYDRRHLWDAIETYAARDRRYGGAVDRPGRT, encoded by the coding sequence ATGGCCGCCCGCCAGCCGCAACCACCCTTCCCGCACCCCTCCGGGGCGCGCCCGCCCGCCGTGCCGCGCGAGCTGGTGCCGCGACACGTGGCGATCGTCATGGACGGCAACGGACGGTGGGCCAACCAGCGCGGGCTGAGGCGGACGCAGGGGCACGAGGCGGGGGAGGCCTCCCTGCTCGACGTCGTCGCCGGCGCGATCGAGATCGGCGTGGAGTGCATCTCCGCCTACGCCTTCTCCACCGAGAACTGGCGGCGCAGCCCCGACGAGGTGCGCTTCCTCATGGGCTTCAACCGGGACGTCATCCACCGGCGCCGCGACCAGCTGGACTCCTGGGGGGTGCGGATGTTCTGGTCGGGTCGTCGGCCGCGGCTGTGGCGCTCGGTCATCTCCGAGCTGGAGCAGGCGGAGCGGCAGACCCGCGACAACGACGTCATCACGCTCAACTTCTGCGTCAACTACGGGGGGCGGGCCGAGGTCGCCGACGGGGTGCGCCGCATCGCCGAGGACGTCAGGGCCGGGCGGCTGTCCCCGCAGGGGGTCGACGAGCGGACCGTCGCGCGGTACCTCTACCACCCCCAGGTGCCCGACGTGGACCTCTTCGTGCGCAGCTCGGGGGAGCAGCGCACCTCCAACTTCCTGCTCTGGCAGAGCGCCTACGCCGAGATGGTCTTCCAGGACGTCCTGTGGCCCGACTACGACCGCCGGCACCTGTGGGACGCTATCGAGACGTATGCCGCTCGCGACCGGCGCTACGGGGGAGCGGTGGACCGGCCCGGGCGGACGTGA
- a CDS encoding metal ABC transporter ATP-binding protein produces MNAPSTPVLRLRSASFGYDGKPVVTDVDLDVGRGEVVAVLGPNGSGKTTLVKGLLGLSEHLSGQVEVLGAPLSRLRDRTRIGYVPQRHTLVGAVSATVSEVVDTGLLATRPWWRPADRTERERVREAIEVAGLADRATFDVDTLSGGQQRRVLIARALVSRPEVLVMDEPTAGVDRASQDVLAGVLHRLADEGTTLVVVTHELAALRGIVDRIVEVDTGHLTFDGTPEGYAVHRAESARLAGRTRLS; encoded by the coding sequence GTGAACGCCCCCTCCACCCCCGTCCTCCGGCTGCGCTCGGCCTCCTTCGGCTACGACGGCAAGCCGGTCGTCACCGACGTCGACCTCGACGTCGGCCGGGGCGAGGTGGTCGCGGTCCTGGGCCCGAACGGCTCGGGCAAGACCACCCTGGTCAAAGGCCTGCTCGGGCTCTCCGAGCACCTCTCCGGACAGGTCGAGGTGCTCGGCGCCCCCCTGTCCCGGCTGCGCGACCGGACCCGGATCGGCTACGTGCCACAGCGTCATACCCTCGTCGGCGCGGTGAGCGCGACCGTGAGCGAGGTCGTCGACACCGGACTGCTCGCCACCCGTCCGTGGTGGCGGCCGGCCGACCGCACCGAGCGCGAGCGGGTGCGGGAGGCGATCGAGGTCGCCGGCCTCGCCGACCGCGCGACCTTCGACGTCGACACGCTCTCCGGCGGCCAGCAGCGGCGGGTGCTCATCGCCCGCGCGCTGGTCTCGCGCCCCGAGGTGCTCGTCATGGACGAGCCCACCGCGGGCGTGGACCGGGCCAGCCAGGACGTGCTCGCCGGGGTGCTGCACCGGCTGGCCGACGAGGGGACCACGCTCGTCGTCGTCACCCACGAGCTGGCGGCGCTGCGCGGCATCGTCGACCGGATCGTGGAGGTCGACACCGGGCACCTCACCTTCGACGGCACGCCCGAGGGGTATGCCGTGCACCGGGCCGAGTCGGCCCGCCTGGCCGGGAGGACGAGGCTGTCGTGA
- a CDS encoding alpha-ketoglutarate-dependent dioxygenase AlkB, with protein MTMMLQGSLLDQVDEVGLRPLAGAVRRTTLSHGAWVDVRPGWLTGADELFARLALGGPAGVEWRAERRTMWDQEVDTPRLLRFYREHETLPDPVLTRAREALSQHYARELGEPFRTAGMCLYRDGRDSVAWHGDRHGRSTHQDTMVAIVSLGSPRTLMLRPRGGGTSTRHVLGHGDLLVMGGSCQRTWDHCVPKTSRPVGPRISVQFRPLGVR; from the coding sequence ATGACCATGATGCTCCAGGGTTCCTTGCTCGACCAGGTCGACGAGGTCGGTCTGCGCCCGCTGGCCGGCGCGGTCCGCCGCACCACGCTGTCCCACGGTGCCTGGGTGGACGTGCGCCCGGGCTGGCTGACCGGCGCGGACGAGCTGTTCGCCCGGCTCGCCCTGGGCGGACCGGCCGGCGTGGAGTGGCGCGCGGAGCGCCGCACGATGTGGGACCAGGAGGTCGACACCCCGCGTCTGCTGAGGTTCTACCGCGAGCACGAGACCCTGCCCGACCCGGTCCTGACGCGGGCGCGCGAGGCGCTGTCGCAGCACTACGCGCGCGAGCTCGGGGAGCCGTTCCGCACCGCCGGGATGTGCCTCTACCGCGACGGCCGCGACAGCGTCGCCTGGCACGGCGACCGGCACGGCCGCAGCACCCACCAGGACACGATGGTCGCGATCGTGAGCCTGGGTTCGCCGCGGACGCTGATGCTCCGGCCACGGGGCGGTGGCACGAGCACGCGCCACGTCCTCGGGCACGGCGACCTGCTGGTCATGGGCGGCAGCTGCCAGCGCACGTGGGACCACTGCGTGCCCAAGACGAGTCGACCGGTCGGTCCGAGGATCAGCGTGCAGTTCCGCCCGCTCGGGGTGCGCTGA
- a CDS encoding metal ABC transporter permease, with the protein MTEMLSLDFMRNALLAAFFVGLAAPMVGIFLVQRGLSLIGDGLGHVALAGVAVGVLTDRSPVLTALITAVVAAVAIELVRARGRTSGDVALALMFYGGIAAGVVIINRSAGAQTGTLTGYLFGAITTTSRSELLVFGILSGVIVAVTLVLRPRLFAVAGDEEYARASGLPVLALNILLAVLTAVTVVVAMRVIGLLLISALMIVPNAAAQQVSGSFRATNRWAVLFGVLSAVGGVAASYQLDTASGGTIVLLAIAIFFLAAGAGALVRALSRRSHRRAERHAHEHGPDCGHEAVAHGDHLDYLHDGHRHAAHEGHYDEHADHGHGGTDHPSVEHEEAAP; encoded by the coding sequence GTGACCGAGATGCTGAGCCTGGACTTCATGCGCAACGCGCTGCTGGCCGCCTTCTTCGTGGGGCTCGCCGCCCCGATGGTCGGGATCTTCCTGGTCCAGCGCGGGCTGTCCCTCATCGGCGACGGCCTGGGCCACGTGGCCCTCGCCGGCGTCGCCGTCGGGGTGCTCACCGACCGCTCGCCGGTCCTCACCGCGCTGATCACCGCGGTCGTGGCGGCGGTCGCGATCGAGCTGGTGCGCGCCCGGGGCCGCACCTCCGGCGACGTGGCGCTGGCCCTGATGTTCTACGGCGGCATCGCGGCCGGCGTGGTCATCATCAACCGGTCCGCCGGCGCCCAGACCGGGACGCTGACCGGCTACCTGTTCGGCGCCATCACCACCACCTCCCGCTCCGAGCTCCTCGTCTTCGGCATCCTCTCGGGCGTGATCGTCGCGGTCACGCTGGTGCTGCGGCCGCGGCTGTTCGCCGTGGCCGGCGACGAGGAGTACGCCCGTGCCAGCGGCCTGCCCGTGCTGGCGCTCAACATCCTGCTCGCCGTGCTCACCGCGGTCACCGTCGTCGTCGCGATGCGCGTCATCGGGCTGCTGCTCATCAGCGCCCTGATGATCGTGCCGAACGCTGCCGCGCAGCAGGTCTCCGGCAGTTTCCGCGCCACCAACCGTTGGGCCGTGCTCTTCGGGGTGCTCTCGGCGGTCGGCGGCGTGGCCGCCTCCTACCAGCTGGACACCGCCTCGGGCGGGACCATCGTCCTGCTGGCCATCGCGATCTTCTTCCTCGCCGCCGGCGCCGGCGCCCTGGTGCGCGCGCTCTCCCGCCGCAGCCACCGCCGGGCCGAGCGGCACGCTCACGAGCACGGCCCGGACTGCGGGCACGAGGCCGTCGCCCACGGCGACCACCTCGACTACCTGCACGACGGCCACCGGCACGCCGCCCACGAGGGGCACTACGACGAGCACGCGGACCACGGGCACGGGGGCACCGACCACCCGAGCGTCGAGCACGAGGAGGCCGCACCGTGA
- the recO gene encoding DNA repair protein RecO, with translation MPTYREAAVVLRTHKLGEADRIVTLLTRGRGKVRAVAKGVRRTRSKFGARLEPGMVVDVQCYEGRNLDTITQADGLAAYGEAIARDYPSFTAASVMLETCEQLTEEGQPALQHFRLLAGGLSALASGEHEARLVLDSYLVRALAIGGWRASFHDCARCGMEGPHRAFHVPSGGSVCPSCRPPGSSAPAPETLDLLGALFSGDWVVADASQRRHRSEASGLVAAYLQWHLERGVRSLRHVERIH, from the coding sequence ATGCCCACCTACCGCGAAGCAGCAGTCGTGCTGCGCACGCACAAGCTGGGCGAGGCCGACCGCATCGTCACCCTGCTCACCCGCGGGCGCGGCAAGGTCCGCGCCGTCGCCAAGGGCGTGCGCCGCACCAGGAGCAAGTTCGGCGCACGGCTCGAGCCGGGGATGGTCGTCGACGTCCAGTGCTACGAGGGGCGCAACCTGGACACGATCACCCAGGCCGACGGGCTGGCCGCCTACGGCGAGGCGATCGCTCGCGACTACCCCTCCTTCACGGCCGCCAGCGTCATGCTCGAGACCTGCGAGCAGCTCACCGAGGAGGGACAGCCCGCGCTCCAGCACTTCCGGCTGCTCGCGGGGGGACTCTCCGCCCTCGCCTCGGGCGAGCACGAGGCGCGTCTGGTCCTCGACTCCTACCTGGTGCGGGCGCTGGCGATCGGGGGCTGGCGGGCCAGCTTCCACGACTGCGCGCGCTGCGGCATGGAGGGGCCGCACCGCGCCTTCCACGTCCCGTCGGGCGGGTCGGTGTGCCCGTCATGCCGCCCGCCCGGCTCCTCGGCGCCCGCACCGGAGACGCTGGACCTGCTCGGGGCCCTGTTCAGCGGCGACTGGGTGGTCGCCGACGCCAGCCAGCGGCGCCACCGCAGCGAGGCGAGCGGGCTCGTGGCCGCATACCTGCAGTGGCACCTGGAGCGCGGGGTGAGATCGTTGCGCCACGTCGAGAGGATCCACTGA
- a CDS encoding glycine--tRNA ligase, with protein sequence MAKTSTVDLVVSLAKRRGFVFPSGEIYGGTRSAWDYGPLGVALKENIKRQWWRSVVQMRDDVVGLDSSIILPRQVWVASGHVGAFSDPLTECQSCHKRFRADHLQEGVADKLARKGKPVDPDDVPLADIACPNCGNKAWTEPREFNMMLKTYLGAVEDESGLHYLRPETAQGIFVNFANVMGAARKKPPFGIAQVGKSFRNEITPGNFIFRTREFEQMEMEFFVKPGEDEEWLEYWLAERTRWYTDLGIAPENLRHFEHPKEKLSHYSKRTVDIEYRFNFTGSEWGELEGVANRTDFDLSTHAEHSGADLTFFDQTTGERYTPYVIEPAAGLSRSLMTFLVEAYTEDEAPNTKGGVDKRTVLRLDPRLAPMKVAVLPLSRNADLSPKARDLAAALRQHWMVDFDDAGAIGRRYRRQDEIGTPFCVTVDFDTLEDQAVTIRERDTMSQERVALDQVEGYLAQRLVGC encoded by the coding sequence ATGGCCAAGACCTCTACCGTCGACCTCGTCGTGTCCCTCGCCAAGCGTCGGGGCTTCGTCTTCCCCAGCGGGGAGATCTACGGGGGCACGAGGTCGGCCTGGGACTACGGGCCGCTCGGCGTGGCGCTCAAGGAGAACATCAAGCGCCAGTGGTGGCGCTCGGTGGTCCAGATGCGCGACGACGTCGTAGGCCTGGACTCCTCGATCATCCTGCCGCGGCAGGTGTGGGTCGCCTCGGGTCACGTCGGCGCGTTCTCCGACCCGCTGACCGAGTGCCAGTCCTGCCACAAGCGCTTCCGCGCCGACCACCTCCAGGAGGGCGTCGCCGACAAGCTGGCCAGGAAGGGCAAGCCGGTCGACCCCGACGACGTCCCGCTGGCCGACATCGCCTGCCCCAACTGCGGCAACAAGGCCTGGACGGAGCCTCGCGAGTTCAACATGATGCTCAAGACCTACCTCGGCGCGGTCGAGGACGAGTCGGGTCTGCACTACCTGCGCCCGGAGACGGCCCAGGGCATCTTCGTCAACTTCGCCAACGTCATGGGCGCGGCGCGCAAGAAGCCGCCCTTCGGCATCGCCCAGGTGGGCAAGAGCTTCCGCAACGAGATCACGCCCGGCAACTTCATCTTCCGCACCCGTGAGTTCGAGCAGATGGAGATGGAGTTCTTCGTCAAGCCCGGCGAGGACGAGGAGTGGCTCGAGTACTGGCTGGCCGAGCGGACCCGGTGGTACACCGACCTGGGCATCGCGCCGGAGAACCTGCGCCACTTCGAGCACCCGAAGGAGAAGCTCTCCCACTACTCCAAGCGGACCGTCGACATCGAGTACCGCTTCAACTTCACCGGCAGCGAGTGGGGAGAGCTGGAGGGCGTGGCCAACCGCACCGACTTCGACCTCTCCACGCACGCCGAGCACTCAGGGGCGGACCTGACCTTCTTCGACCAGACGACGGGGGAGCGCTACACCCCCTACGTCATCGAGCCGGCGGCCGGCCTGTCGCGGTCGCTGATGACCTTCCTCGTGGAGGCCTACACCGAGGACGAGGCGCCCAACACCAAGGGCGGCGTCGACAAGCGCACGGTGCTGCGCCTCGACCCGCGGCTGGCGCCGATGAAGGTCGCGGTGCTGCCGCTGTCCCGCAACGCCGACCTCTCGCCCAAGGCGCGCGACCTGGCTGCCGCCCTGCGGCAGCACTGGATGGTCGACTTCGACGACGCGGGTGCCATCGGGCGTCGCTACCGGCGGCAGGACGAGATCGGCACGCCGTTCTGCGTCACCGTCGACTTCGACACCCTGGAGGACCAGGCGGTCACGATCCGCGAGCGCGACACGATGAGCCAGGAGCGTGTCGCCCTGGACCAGGTCGAGGGCTACCTGGCGCAGCGTCTCGTCGGCTGCTGA
- a CDS encoding TRAP transporter substrate-binding protein, with amino-acid sequence MRTTSRLALTGIATAAALTLAACGGSGDGAGAGGDGKTMKLALNQTEDHPSYIALEAFGEDLNEATDGRWDIEVYPNATLGAQDETIQLVSDGSVDLSIVSAPQLENLNDDFVVFSLPTVFDSVDSQMSIINDADVVGDVYASLEDSQNFSVVGGITQGARSFYTKDGPVQTPADMQGLKIRVQESPVFISMMKALGASATPMAFGEVYTGLQSGVIDGAENNEVSYFTQKHFEVAPYFSYTRHLIGADFLIASTPVLDAMSQEDRAAFDEAWQNTWKYHTELWNEATEKAITDAESGGATFTEVDAGAFADALSPMIEEFVTTDTQRALYDGIKAAGE; translated from the coding sequence ATGCGGACCACGTCCCGACTCGCACTCACCGGTATCGCCACTGCTGCGGCCCTCACTCTCGCCGCCTGCGGCGGTTCGGGTGACGGAGCCGGCGCCGGGGGTGACGGCAAGACCATGAAGCTGGCCCTCAACCAGACCGAGGACCACCCCTCCTACATCGCCCTGGAGGCCTTCGGGGAGGACCTCAACGAGGCCACGGACGGCCGCTGGGACATCGAGGTCTACCCGAACGCCACGCTGGGCGCCCAGGACGAGACCATCCAGCTGGTCAGCGACGGCAGCGTCGACCTGTCGATCGTGTCCGCGCCGCAGCTGGAGAACCTCAACGACGACTTCGTCGTGTTCAGCCTCCCGACGGTCTTCGACTCCGTCGACTCCCAGATGAGCATCATCAACGACGCGGACGTCGTCGGCGACGTCTACGCCAGCCTCGAGGACTCCCAGAACTTCAGCGTCGTCGGTGGCATCACCCAGGGTGCGCGCAGCTTCTACACCAAGGACGGCCCCGTCCAGACCCCCGCGGACATGCAGGGCCTGAAGATCCGGGTGCAGGAGAGCCCGGTCTTCATCTCGATGATGAAGGCGCTCGGCGCCTCCGCCACGCCGATGGCCTTCGGCGAGGTCTACACCGGCCTGCAGTCCGGCGTCATCGACGGCGCCGAGAACAACGAGGTCTCCTACTTCACCCAGAAGCACTTCGAGGTCGCGCCCTACTTCTCCTACACCCGTCACCTCATCGGCGCGGACTTCCTGATCGCCAGCACCCCGGTGCTCGACGCGATGTCGCAGGAGGACCGCGCCGCCTTCGACGAGGCCTGGCAGAACACCTGGAAGTACCACACCGAGCTGTGGAACGAAGCCACCGAGAAGGCCATCACCGACGCCGAGTCCGGCGGCGCGACGTTCACCGAGGTCGACGCCGGCGCCTTCGCCGACGCCCTCTCCCCGATGATCGAGGAGTTCGTCACCACGGACACGCAGCGCGCGCTGTACGACGGCATCAAGGCGGCCGGAGAGTAG